The Aequorivita sublithincola DSM 14238 genome window below encodes:
- a CDS encoding RagB/SusD family nutrient uptake outer membrane protein: METKKNIYRRPLFSILAITSLFALFSCQEFVELDPPNYLISGETLFTDKGTVEAAILGIYGKLRTNVLLTGSSEGLSNLMGNYADEMDFYGDLNLADEDFFKNNLLATNQTVESVWNGSYNLIYSANAIIEGMEDSLYFSPEEAAQFSGEAKFLRALIHFYLYNLYGEVPYVKTTNYIENKTVKRDSKETVYSNLIADLIDAKNSLPDLDPSDEHVRADALTATALLARVYLYNEQWQAAEEMASLVIANTTWETDLESVFLKESPTTILQLMPEFDGMNTLEAQTFIFETAPPPVRALTFNLMDGFEEGDLRKSIWTQGVSDGTQTFYYPFKYQHQAGESSNSEYSILFRLAEQFLIRAEARTKLGDMAGAQADLNIIRTRAGLPAIQPMGNDAMIQAILKERRFEFFTEHGHRFFDLKRTNNLDNILGSLKPSWKSTDKLFPLPERELKVNPNLEPQNPGY; this comes from the coding sequence ATGGAAACAAAAAAGAATATATATAGAAGACCCTTATTCAGCATACTGGCAATCACATCCCTTTTTGCCTTATTTTCTTGCCAAGAATTTGTCGAACTGGACCCGCCTAATTATCTTATTTCAGGGGAAACCTTGTTTACCGACAAGGGTACTGTTGAAGCCGCGATACTTGGCATATACGGTAAGCTTAGAACAAATGTCCTGCTTACTGGTTCCTCCGAAGGTTTAAGCAATTTGATGGGGAATTATGCAGATGAAATGGACTTTTATGGTGACCTTAACCTAGCTGATGAAGATTTTTTTAAGAATAATTTATTGGCTACAAACCAAACGGTAGAGTCTGTTTGGAATGGCTCCTATAATTTAATTTATTCTGCAAATGCCATCATTGAGGGAATGGAAGACTCGTTGTATTTCTCCCCAGAGGAGGCTGCGCAATTTTCTGGAGAAGCGAAGTTTTTAAGAGCCTTGATTCATTTTTATCTGTACAATCTTTATGGAGAGGTGCCTTATGTAAAGACTACCAATTACATTGAAAATAAAACCGTAAAAAGAGACAGTAAGGAAACTGTTTATAGCAATCTAATAGCAGACCTTATTGATGCCAAAAATAGTTTGCCCGACCTTGATCCCAGTGATGAGCATGTTAGGGCAGACGCGCTTACGGCTACTGCCCTTTTGGCTAGGGTATATCTGTATAATGAACAATGGCAAGCGGCCGAAGAAATGGCTTCTTTGGTTATAGCCAATACAACTTGGGAAACCGATTTGGAAAGCGTGTTCTTAAAGGAAAGCCCCACAACAATTTTGCAACTTATGCCGGAATTTGATGGTATGAACACTTTGGAAGCACAAACTTTTATTTTTGAAACTGCACCACCTCCTGTAAGAGCTTTAACTTTTAATTTAATGGATGGTTTTGAAGAGGGCGATTTAAGGAAATCGATTTGGACGCAAGGCGTTTCCGATGGAACGCAAACCTTTTATTATCCCTTTAAGTATCAACACCAAGCAGGGGAGAGTAGCAATTCAGAATATTCCATACTTTTTCGCTTGGCAGAACAATTTCTTATCCGTGCGGAAGCGAGAACAAAACTTGGCGACATGGCAGGGGCGCAAGCCGATTTAAATATTATACGGACCCGAGCTGGCCTTCCAGCGATACAGCCCATGGGAAATGATGCCATGATACAGGCAATTTTAAAGGAACGGCGATTTGAATTTTTTACTGAACATGGTCATCGGTTTTTTGATCTGAAACGCACTAATAATTTAGATAATATCCTCGGAAGTTTAAAACCAAGCTGGAAGTCAACCGATAAACTTTTTCCTCTGCCAGAAAGGGAATTAAAGGTTAATCCTAACCTAGAACCTCAAAATCCTGGTTATTAA
- a CDS encoding SusC/RagA family TonB-linked outer membrane protein yields MKIKLIKVLVIQASHLPKIILRTILFLVCTTIFSFSPNPLISQNPKITIDKDKAVTIYEVLEIIGNQTECTFIYQSDIFKELPKIDLKKGIIKVNELLKQCLPPSDFSIITTKNNYITITRRSGKVSQQNNIKGVVTDSLGIGMAGVNIFIKNTAKGTQSNLDGQYTVIAHPSDTLVFTYLGFKPQEIMVGNRSILNVVMVLDATALDQVVINAGYYKVSDREKTGSIVRVTAAEIEKQPVSNPLATLQGRLTGVEVIQNSGVPGGGFDIRIRGRNSIRVDGNDPLYIVDGVPYPSASLGVNTISAVLGGTQSALNGISPTDIESIEILKDADATAIYGSRGANGVVLITTKKGKAGKTQFSVSQESGVGTITRTQKLLNTEQYLQLRKEAFANDGITTYPFYEYDINGTWDQNRYTDWQKVLLGGTAYFTRTQASVSGGNEETRFLLRGSHQKETTVFPGDFDYKKNAVLGSLNHQTKDKKFRVHFSGNYVSDRNNLPATSFIFLSRSLAPNAPALYDDNGELNWEDGTFRNPLAQLNAAYLSKTDNLIGSGFIEYQPFKNLWLKTNLGYNSINLEESRTSPNTLFDPAFGLDSSNSSITVNNARRTSWIVEPQLEYELKFDKAKIEVLIGSSFQSENSRRTIRFAEGFTTNALINDPSAAASISIKSFTDDEYRYNAIFGRVNLNWAKKYILNLTGRRDGSSRFGPGKQFANFGAVGAAWLFGEEPLIEEAIPFLSFGKFHGSYGTSGNDQIGNYKYLNTYVGSGISYEGIPGLEPSQLYNPIFGWETNRKLEFGVEIGILKDRVLLASTYYRNRSSNQLVGIPLPGTTGFTSVNSNLDATVQNSGLEMELNTVNLNSKNLKWTTGINLSIPRNKLISFPGLEESTYANDLVIGEPLDIEILYNYLGVDPTTGLYTFQDYDGDGTITSPNDLKKAVYRGVNYYGGLVNTLTYKNISLDFLLQFVKQTGWTYETSNSMPGTGSNQPIDILNHWQNPGDNSNNQLLSAGYLDAPYIAFDKYQHSSGVIGDASYMRLKNASLSYRVPKNNLGIDCRIYIQGQNLFTVTNYKGADPESRNTSQLPPLKMWSLGTEIKF; encoded by the coding sequence ATGAAAATTAAATTAATAAAGGTGCTTGTAATTCAAGCAAGCCACCTCCCGAAAATTATCCTGAGAACCATACTATTTTTAGTTTGTACAACCATCTTTAGCTTCTCACCAAACCCTCTGATTTCTCAAAACCCCAAAATTACGATTGACAAGGATAAGGCAGTCACCATCTATGAGGTCTTAGAAATAATTGGAAATCAGACAGAATGTACGTTCATCTACCAATCGGATATTTTTAAAGAGTTGCCTAAAATAGATTTGAAAAAAGGCATAATTAAGGTAAATGAGCTATTAAAGCAATGTCTTCCCCCATCCGATTTTAGTATTATCACCACGAAAAATAATTACATTACCATTACACGTCGTAGTGGTAAAGTATCTCAACAAAATAATATCAAAGGAGTGGTTACAGACTCCTTGGGTATTGGCATGGCTGGCGTGAACATCTTTATAAAAAACACTGCCAAGGGCACGCAGAGCAATTTGGATGGGCAATACACCGTAATCGCACATCCTTCCGATACATTGGTATTTACTTATCTAGGCTTCAAACCTCAAGAAATTATGGTAGGGAATCGGTCCATATTGAATGTAGTTATGGTACTAGATGCAACAGCCTTAGACCAAGTGGTAATTAATGCGGGCTACTACAAAGTTTCCGATAGGGAAAAGACGGGGAGTATTGTTCGCGTTACTGCCGCGGAAATAGAAAAGCAACCTGTGAGCAATCCACTGGCCACACTTCAGGGAAGACTTACGGGAGTGGAGGTTATTCAAAACTCTGGAGTTCCGGGTGGAGGCTTTGATATTCGAATTAGAGGACGAAATAGCATACGGGTGGATGGTAACGATCCTCTATATATTGTAGACGGGGTTCCATATCCTTCTGCTTCTCTAGGCGTAAACACAATTTCGGCTGTGTTAGGGGGCACTCAAAGTGCTCTTAATGGTATAAGCCCGACGGATATAGAAAGTATAGAAATATTAAAAGATGCCGATGCCACCGCCATTTATGGGTCACGCGGGGCGAATGGAGTAGTGCTGATAACTACCAAAAAAGGAAAGGCCGGAAAAACGCAATTTAGTGTATCACAAGAAAGTGGTGTGGGAACTATAACACGAACCCAAAAACTTTTAAACACCGAGCAATACCTCCAATTGAGAAAAGAAGCTTTTGCCAATGATGGCATTACTACCTACCCTTTTTATGAGTATGATATAAATGGCACGTGGGATCAAAACAGATATACTGACTGGCAAAAAGTGCTACTGGGAGGTACCGCCTATTTTACTCGTACTCAAGCAAGTGTTAGTGGTGGCAATGAGGAAACCCGATTTCTTCTTCGCGGGAGCCATCAAAAAGAAACCACGGTGTTTCCAGGAGACTTTGATTACAAAAAGAACGCTGTTTTGGGTAGTCTTAATCACCAAACTAAAGACAAAAAATTTAGGGTTCATTTTTCTGGCAATTACGTTTCAGATCGTAATAATTTACCCGCTACCTCCTTTATTTTTCTATCGCGCTCCTTGGCTCCCAATGCTCCGGCCTTATATGATGACAATGGGGAGCTCAACTGGGAGGATGGTACTTTTCGCAATCCGTTAGCGCAACTCAACGCCGCGTATTTATCTAAAACGGACAATCTAATTGGTAGTGGATTTATCGAATATCAGCCTTTTAAAAATCTTTGGTTAAAAACGAACCTTGGTTACAACTCAATAAATCTGGAAGAAAGCCGAACCTCTCCCAATACGCTCTTTGATCCCGCCTTTGGTTTAGACAGCAGTAATTCATCTATTACTGTAAACAATGCGCGTAGAACATCGTGGATTGTGGAGCCGCAGTTGGAATATGAACTTAAATTTGATAAGGCCAAAATAGAAGTGCTGATTGGCTCCTCCTTTCAAAGTGAAAATTCTCGGCGCACCATCCGTTTTGCAGAAGGCTTTACTACAAACGCTCTAATTAATGATCCTTCGGCTGCTGCGTCCATATCCATTAAATCCTTTACCGATGATGAATATAGGTACAATGCCATATTCGGGCGTGTAAATTTGAATTGGGCAAAGAAGTATATTCTAAACCTTACAGGAAGAAGAGACGGTTCAAGTCGCTTTGGTCCTGGCAAACAATTCGCAAATTTTGGAGCAGTAGGAGCGGCTTGGCTATTTGGGGAGGAGCCATTAATTGAAGAAGCGATTCCATTTTTAAGTTTTGGAAAGTTCCACGGTAGTTATGGCACGAGTGGTAACGATCAAATAGGGAATTACAAATACTTAAATACTTATGTTGGTAGTGGTATTAGTTATGAAGGGATTCCGGGGCTTGAACCTTCGCAACTTTACAATCCAATTTTTGGTTGGGAAACAAACCGAAAACTGGAATTTGGTGTTGAAATAGGGATATTAAAGGACAGGGTTTTATTGGCAAGCACCTATTACCGCAACCGCTCTTCAAATCAATTGGTGGGTATTCCCTTACCCGGAACCACAGGATTTACATCGGTTAATTCCAATTTAGATGCTACGGTACAAAACAGTGGGTTGGAAATGGAACTGAATACGGTAAACTTGAATTCAAAAAATCTTAAATGGACTACTGGAATAAACCTTAGCATTCCAAGAAATAAACTTATATCCTTTCCCGGCTTGGAAGAATCTACGTATGCTAATGATCTAGTAATAGGGGAGCCGCTGGATATTGAAATTTTGTATAACTATCTTGGTGTTGATCCCACAACAGGTCTTTACACTTTTCAAGACTATGATGGAGATGGTACTATAACGAGTCCTAACGATCTAAAGAAGGCCGTATATAGGGGCGTTAATTATTATGGGGGGCTGGTAAACACCCTCACTTATAAAAACATTTCCCTCGATTTTTTATTACAGTTCGTTAAGCAGACAGGATGGACCTATGAAACTAGTAATTCTATGCCAGGAACAGGTTCAAACCAGCCTATAGACATACTTAATCACTGGCAGAACCCCGGTGATAATTCCAATAATCAACTTCTAAGTGCTGGCTATTTGGACGCTCCCTATATAGCTTTTGACAAATATCAACATAGCAGCGGTGTAATAGGCGATGCTTCTTATATGAGATTAAAAAATGCTTCCCTATCCTATAGAGTACCCAAAAATAATTTAGGCATCGATTGTAGAATTTATATTCAGGGACAGAATCTATTTACAGTTACAAACTATAAAGGAGCAGACCCCGAAAGTAGAAATACCTCCCAATTGCCTCCTTTGAAAATGTGGAGCTTAGGAACTGAAATCAAATTTTAA
- a CDS encoding MauE/DoxX family redox-associated membrane protein: MVFAANIKKTTKRNTATIVSYLFSVLFVYAAISKLLDFETFTVQLAQSPLLSAYAGIVAWAVPAVEILISILLTIPRYKILALHSAFTLMVMFTVYIFIILNFSDFIPCSCGGVLEKLSWTQHLIFNVVFIFLAGFSILFTTPCTNKRKLLLLALLALTGISIVVLLFAFSEKKMHRNNAFVRRYPHHPIIPIDTIDLTYNSYYFAGISKQYIYLGNYTAPLNVLRISTDFKDTITIRIELPKDRINYKNPRLRVLDSTFFLADGQVPIINTGSIKNWKVKNSYRNIGFFTVFEPIGKNLLVIRTQSSSTGNNTLGSINLTDSIKTILYPDILQSTGDGYFDRDGSLLFNSQFQTIVYVYYYKNKYNLINIDFTHFKENNTIDTVQNPVLDLKNIKSSNQTVLGGRSVKVNGIAASDGEYLLINSDRLGRYEPNEELERISIIDVYNVQEGSYDYSYYLYRHNKEDLLGLKIYDREIYTILDNHLIKFKMKASL, encoded by the coding sequence ATGGTCTTTGCTGCAAACATTAAGAAAACCACAAAAAGGAATACAGCGACTATTGTATCCTACCTTTTTTCGGTGCTCTTTGTATATGCTGCCATAAGCAAACTTTTAGACTTTGAAACCTTTACGGTACAATTGGCGCAGTCGCCGCTCCTCAGTGCTTACGCTGGCATTGTAGCTTGGGCAGTGCCAGCTGTGGAAATTCTCATTTCCATTTTATTGACCATTCCAAGGTATAAAATCCTGGCCCTGCATTCGGCTTTTACCTTAATGGTCATGTTTACAGTATATATCTTTATCATTCTTAATTTTTCTGATTTTATACCCTGCTCTTGTGGTGGAGTTTTGGAGAAACTGAGTTGGACGCAGCATCTCATCTTTAATGTAGTTTTTATCTTTTTGGCTGGGTTTTCAATATTATTTACAACACCTTGCACCAATAAAAGAAAACTTCTATTACTGGCCCTTCTGGCCTTAACGGGGATTAGTATTGTCGTCTTGTTGTTTGCTTTTTCGGAGAAGAAGATGCACAGGAACAATGCGTTTGTAAGACGCTACCCCCATCATCCAATAATACCCATAGACACTATTGATCTTACATATAACTCCTATTATTTTGCGGGCATTTCCAAGCAATATATTTATTTAGGAAACTATACTGCTCCATTGAATGTATTAAGAATATCAACTGATTTTAAGGATACCATTACCATTCGAATTGAGTTACCGAAGGATCGTATTAATTATAAAAACCCCCGCCTAAGAGTTTTGGACAGTACTTTTTTCTTAGCTGACGGGCAAGTACCTATTATTAATACCGGTTCAATAAAAAACTGGAAGGTTAAAAACAGCTATAGAAATATTGGATTCTTCACCGTTTTTGAGCCGATAGGCAAAAATTTACTGGTCATACGAACGCAAAGCAGCAGTACGGGGAATAATACTCTCGGTTCCATAAATCTAACCGATTCAATTAAAACTATATTATATCCAGATATTCTGCAAAGTACTGGTGACGGTTATTTTGACAGAGATGGTAGTTTGCTTTTCAACAGTCAATTTCAAACAATTGTGTATGTGTATTATTATAAAAATAAATACAATTTAATCAATATAGATTTTACCCACTTTAAGGAAAATAATACAATAGATACTGTTCAAAATCCAGTGCTAGATTTAAAAAATATAAAATCTTCAAACCAAACAGTCTTAGGCGGCCGTTCAGTTAAAGTCAATGGAATAGCCGCGTCCGATGGAGAATACCTCCTTATAAATTCTGACCGTTTGGGCAGGTATGAGCCAAATGAGGAGTTAGAAAGAATTTCTATTATAGATGTGTATAATGTACAGGAAGGAAGCTACGATTATAGCTATTACTTATACCGTCATAATAAAGAGGATCTTTTGGGTCTAAAAATTTACGATAGGGAAATCTATACTATCCTTGATAACCATCTAATTAAATTTAAAATGAAAGCTTCCCTATAG
- a CDS encoding FecR family protein gives MTIYDRIFALANKLAKALSNGEETDALKEADYLSQETKTRIQESLSKPALEEQLGKLKEIDVENDWAKVVERLQKPTRSLMPKLYKAAAIALLLFSLSYLTYNHIQKSEQGVSVQVAIEPGTDKALLILEDGTQVALSPETTFKNKVAQSKEDRLEYNYVNAPLYTAVNYLVVPRGGQYQLKLADGTEIWLNADTKIKYPIAFQPGETRTVELLYGEAYLMVSPSSKHQGDAFKIIAKGQEVNVIGTIFNLKAYNDEEKIYTTLVEGKVHIAAKDKSVELHPGEQSVWDHSTNQLSKSSVDVNHHTAWIRGYFYFEDKPLKEIMQVLSRWYDVHISFDSPELQNVKFSGLLSKEQTIEEILNGIKNTNSISAYEIKNKSITIK, from the coding sequence ATGACAATTTATGACCGCATTTTTGCCTTAGCAAACAAATTGGCCAAAGCCCTTTCCAATGGTGAAGAAACTGACGCCCTAAAGGAGGCGGATTATTTAAGTCAGGAAACTAAGACACGTATTCAAGAAAGTCTATCCAAGCCTGCCCTAGAAGAGCAACTGGGAAAACTGAAGGAAATTGATGTTGAGAATGACTGGGCAAAAGTGGTCGAAAGATTACAAAAACCCACAAGAAGCCTAATGCCAAAGCTATATAAGGCGGCTGCCATTGCCTTATTATTGTTTTCTCTTTCATATCTCACCTACAACCACATTCAAAAATCTGAGCAGGGAGTTTCAGTGCAGGTCGCCATTGAACCAGGAACTGATAAAGCGCTGCTAATTCTAGAAGATGGTACACAAGTAGCCTTAAGCCCTGAGACTACTTTCAAAAATAAGGTTGCTCAGAGCAAAGAGGATAGATTGGAGTATAATTACGTAAACGCTCCGTTATATACAGCCGTTAATTATTTGGTAGTGCCAAGAGGAGGACAGTACCAACTAAAGCTTGCAGATGGTACTGAAATATGGTTAAATGCCGATACCAAGATAAAATATCCCATCGCCTTTCAGCCAGGAGAAACCCGAACGGTGGAACTACTATACGGCGAAGCTTATTTGATGGTTTCCCCAAGTTCCAAACACCAAGGAGATGCCTTTAAGATTATCGCGAAAGGACAAGAGGTAAATGTGATCGGCACCATTTTCAATCTGAAAGCCTATAACGATGAAGAAAAAATATACACCACCTTGGTGGAAGGCAAAGTGCATATTGCGGCCAAGGATAAAAGTGTCGAACTGCACCCCGGAGAACAATCAGTTTGGGACCATAGCACAAATCAATTATCAAAGTCATCGGTAGATGTAAATCACCACACCGCATGGATTAGGGGCTATTTCTACTTTGAGGACAAGCCTTTAAAGGAGATTATGCAAGTCCTTTCTAGGTGGTACGATGTACACATTTCCTTCGACTCACCCGAACTGCAGAATGTAAAATTCAGCGGGCTTCTTAGTAAAGAGCAAACAATTGAAGAAATATTGAACGGAATAAAAAACACTAACAGTATAAGCGCCTATGAGATAAAAAACAAATCCATTACCATCAAATAA
- a CDS encoding alpha/beta hydrolase family protein has protein sequence MYAQNENNTQLIWISIPQVVFFMLYCLSCPLWGQAGIKEDLTPRDFSKWHHLYDPKISDNGKWASFLLSYENRVDTLVLQNITSKEKIYIPRGSDPQFINNANWVFYRQNDSLQLFNLESRSTKTFINALDYRVSKDLKYLSIFSAEKIKDTIIENTLEIMDFDLQSLITLKGVLDFSFNKDENLLAYTLKMGSNTILGVVALENATIKNTTIRSFDGTIQKLVWGPNKELAVIENTHDNSNQVVHWFRHIFDKASLETCNLEEAGCKYCDYSIVNNRASTLHFSLDGEMLFFHIQKKPTSVIKENHGSEVQIWNAKDRFIFPATDGNEFDFKNLPLMVGWKGIGNELTIFGEEDSSKNIWAKGSAYIFSYSSLDDFSDTTIKKGTPVYVYNWNTGTKNFVMWRKAQMLMMLSPTGRYLSYFKDNDWWVFDANENSHTNITKSISIAFSNEEYDWSGVVPPYGNPGWTVNDESILLYDKYDLWKVAPDGSNAERITRGRSIGKVFRIAETVFKVGSFREYMGNCYDLSNDIPFYIKCEDGSTGYYLRTPNGSINQLSLAAGKVDAIQKAESADVYLYTEEHFDVPPKLMVKTATESAAFELFQSNPQHWKYNWGKAELFNYSLASEEKLKGALFYPANFDPKKKYPMVVYIYERLTDRVNNYENPTLFTGADINITNFTTRGYFVLCPDIKYKLNQAGKSALECVSASVAEVLKRGFVERDKIGLFGHSFGGYETSYIIGQTDLFAAAISASGIHDLISLYFSVAWLWKIPQSGRFLNAQQRFNKTYFESPDLYAKNSPIRYAPYITTPLLTITGNKDSNVNWEQSVEMYNALRILNKEHIMLIYPNEGHDFFEPNNQIDMTYKRWQWFDHYLKDSEIAPWMIPRD, from the coding sequence ATGTACGCTCAAAATGAAAATAACACTCAATTAATTTGGATTAGCATTCCCCAAGTAGTTTTTTTCATGCTTTATTGCTTGTCCTGCCCTTTATGGGGGCAGGCAGGCATTAAGGAAGACCTTACTCCAAGAGATTTTTCAAAATGGCACCATTTATACGATCCAAAAATATCAGATAATGGAAAATGGGCCTCTTTTTTACTTTCCTATGAAAACCGAGTAGATACACTAGTGCTACAAAACATAACCTCAAAGGAGAAAATTTATATTCCTAGGGGCTCTGATCCACAATTTATAAATAACGCTAACTGGGTTTTTTACAGACAAAATGATTCCCTTCAACTATTCAATTTAGAATCCCGAAGTACCAAAACCTTTATCAACGCTTTAGATTATAGGGTTTCCAAAGACTTAAAGTATTTGTCAATCTTTAGTGCTGAGAAAATAAAAGACACCATTATTGAAAATACATTGGAAATTATGGATTTTGATCTACAAAGTTTAATAACCCTAAAAGGGGTTTTAGATTTTTCTTTTAATAAGGATGAAAATTTATTGGCTTACACTTTAAAAATGGGTAGTAATACTATACTGGGAGTTGTAGCTTTGGAAAACGCTACTATAAAAAACACTACAATTAGGTCATTTGATGGTACTATACAAAAACTTGTGTGGGGCCCGAATAAGGAGTTAGCTGTAATTGAAAATACTCATGACAATAGCAACCAAGTGGTTCATTGGTTTAGACACATCTTTGATAAAGCGAGTCTTGAAACATGCAATTTAGAGGAAGCTGGTTGTAAGTATTGTGACTATTCAATTGTTAATAATCGCGCTAGCACTTTACACTTTTCATTAGATGGGGAAATGTTATTCTTCCATATTCAAAAAAAACCCACCTCAGTAATAAAGGAAAATCACGGTTCGGAGGTACAAATTTGGAATGCAAAGGACCGATTTATTTTCCCTGCTACAGATGGAAATGAATTCGATTTTAAAAATTTACCATTAATGGTAGGGTGGAAGGGGATAGGAAATGAGCTAACTATTTTTGGAGAGGAAGACAGCTCTAAGAATATATGGGCTAAGGGGAGTGCATATATTTTCAGTTATAGTTCACTGGATGATTTTTCAGATACTACTATAAAAAAAGGAACGCCTGTATATGTTTATAATTGGAATACAGGGACGAAAAACTTTGTGATGTGGCGAAAAGCACAAATGCTAATGATGCTATCACCTACCGGAAGGTACTTATCGTATTTTAAAGATAATGACTGGTGGGTTTTTGACGCGAACGAAAACAGTCATACAAATATTACCAAATCAATCTCTATTGCTTTTAGTAATGAGGAATATGACTGGTCTGGCGTTGTACCGCCCTATGGTAATCCTGGATGGACTGTTAACGATGAGTCTATTTTACTATATGATAAATATGACTTATGGAAAGTTGCCCCAGATGGTTCCAATGCCGAACGAATAACAAGAGGGAGAAGTATAGGCAAAGTATTTAGAATTGCTGAAACAGTTTTTAAGGTAGGAAGCTTTAGGGAATATATGGGTAACTGTTATGATTTGTCCAATGATATTCCTTTTTATATTAAATGTGAAGACGGAAGCACTGGTTATTATCTAAGAACCCCTAATGGTTCAATAAATCAGCTTTCATTAGCAGCCGGAAAGGTGGATGCTATTCAAAAAGCGGAAAGCGCAGATGTTTACCTGTACACTGAGGAACATTTTGATGTACCGCCAAAATTGATGGTAAAAACTGCTACTGAAAGCGCCGCTTTTGAACTATTCCAAAGCAATCCACAGCATTGGAAATACAATTGGGGGAAAGCCGAGCTCTTTAATTATTCCCTAGCGTCAGAAGAAAAGTTAAAAGGGGCGCTATTTTATCCTGCCAACTTTGATCCTAAAAAAAAGTATCCTATGGTGGTCTATATTTATGAAAGACTTACTGATAGGGTAAACAATTATGAAAATCCAACTTTGTTTACGGGAGCAGATATTAATATTACAAATTTTACTACAAGAGGCTATTTTGTTTTGTGCCCGGATATTAAATACAAATTAAACCAGGCGGGTAAGTCTGCACTCGAATGTGTAAGTGCGTCTGTAGCGGAAGTTTTAAAAAGAGGGTTTGTAGAAAGAGATAAGATTGGTCTTTTCGGGCATTCCTTTGGAGGCTATGAAACATCTTATATAATTGGTCAAACGGACCTGTTTGCAGCAGCTATTAGCGCTTCAGGCATTCACGACCTTATAAGCTTGTATTTCTCGGTGGCATGGCTTTGGAAAATACCTCAATCTGGAAGGTTTCTTAATGCGCAACAGCGCTTTAATAAAACGTATTTTGAGTCTCCAGACTTGTATGCCAAAAATTCTCCCATACGCTATGCTCCATATATAACGACACCCCTTTTAACCATTACTGGGAATAAAGATTCCAATGTAAATTGGGAACAATCGGTGGAAATGTATAATGCCCTTAGAATATTAAATAAGGAACATATCATGTTAATTTACCCAAACGAAGGACATGATTTTTTTGAACCCAATAATCAGATCGATATGACCTATAAACGTTGGCAGTGGTTTGATCACTATTTGAAAGATAGCGAAATTGCACCTTGGATGATACCTAGGGATTAA
- a CDS encoding DUF6520 family protein produces MKTMRKKWLLPIAVFAIAIASAFASNVKTTESLAPMGYIDSPTACQIAVPCSRTFGEVCKKFSQQAFGLDHNGTSCTVELYKP; encoded by the coding sequence ATGAAAACGATGAGAAAAAAATGGCTTTTACCCATAGCGGTATTTGCCATCGCAATTGCCAGTGCTTTCGCTAGCAATGTAAAAACAACCGAAAGTTTAGCCCCTATGGGCTATATAGATTCACCAACAGCCTGCCAAATAGCAGTGCCATGTTCAAGAACATTTGGTGAAGTTTGTAAAAAGTTTTCGCAACAAGCCTTCGGGCTCGACCACAACGGCACCTCGTGTACTGTTGAGCTTTACAAGCCTTAA
- a CDS encoding response regulator, translating to METKTIHTLIIDDHPLIIEAYRSAMAEIQEKRHELVFVIEEATSCDSATFLIERSLASNKLDLVFLDIKLPPAVNGPHLSGEDLGLEIRQKAPKTKIVVATTFNDNYRIQSIFKNINPEGFLIKSDISSDTLVSALVEILVDPPYYSKTVLQSVRKYISHDFLLDKWDRFLLYELSRGTKMKELPTIMPFSLGALEKRKRHLRTIFDVTDGEDRALLTRARKLGFI from the coding sequence ATGGAAACAAAAACCATACACACCTTGATAATTGATGACCATCCGCTCATCATTGAAGCCTATAGAAGTGCTATGGCCGAAATACAGGAAAAGCGACATGAGCTTGTCTTTGTAATTGAGGAAGCCACCTCCTGCGACAGTGCCACTTTTTTAATTGAACGTTCCCTGGCCTCTAATAAATTAGATCTTGTATTTCTTGATATCAAATTGCCTCCAGCAGTCAATGGCCCTCACCTATCCGGTGAAGACTTAGGCCTAGAGATTCGTCAAAAAGCGCCTAAAACCAAAATTGTTGTTGCCACTACTTTTAATGACAATTACAGGATACAGAGTATTTTTAAAAACATCAACCCGGAAGGCTTTTTAATAAAAAGTGATATTTCTTCAGACACCTTGGTTTCTGCACTAGTTGAAATACTTGTTGATCCTCCTTATTATAGTAAAACCGTGCTGCAGTCCGTTAGAAAGTACATCAGCCATGATTTTCTTCTGGATAAATGGGATCGATTTCTGTTATACGAGCTGTCCAGAGGTACGAAAATGAAAGAATTACCCACCATTATGCCCTTTTCCCTTGGGGCTCTAGAAAAACGCAAGCGTCATTTAAGAACCATTTTCGACGTTACCGATGGTGAGGATAGAGCACTATTGACGAGAGCGAGAAAGCTTGGGTTTATATAA